From a single Brassica napus cultivar Da-Ae chromosome C9, Da-Ae, whole genome shotgun sequence genomic region:
- the LOC106435560 gene encoding L-ascorbate oxidase homolog, with the protein MVRKSVILGFLLTVLTTVIKAEDPYLFFTWKVTYGTISPLGIPQKAIMINDKFPGPNLNTTTNNNIVINVINNLDEPFLFTWSGMQHRKNSWQDGMPGTTCPIPPGKNFTYHFQAKDQIGSYFYYPSLGLQRAAGGFGGLRINSRALIPVPYADPEDDYTVLIGDWYTKTHVALKDNLDSGRSIGRPEGVLINGKAGKPDGTGEPIFTMKPGKTYKYRICNVGLKMALNFRIQNHKIKLVELEGSHTLQNLYDSLDLHVGQCFGVLVTADQEPKDYYMVASTRFLKTVLTSTALLRYEGGKGAASPELPKPPVGWAWSLNQFRSFRWNLTASAARPNPQGSYHYGKINITRSIKLVNTVGKIEGKKLRYALSGVSHVETETPIKLAQYFGVADKVFKYDTIKDEPTKVDTSNILVQPNVLNIEHRSFVEIVFENQERTTQSWHLDGYSFFAVAVEPGKWTPAKRKNYNLLDAVYRHTIQVYPKCWGAILLTFDNCGMWNIRSEILEKRYLGQQLYVNVGPPELSQRDEYSFPANGLRCGIIQGLPDPQPPRDSL; encoded by the exons ATGGTAAGAAAGAGTGTGATCCTAGGATTTTTACTTACTGTTTTAACGACAGTAATAAAAGCTGAGGATCCTTACTTATTTTTTACGTGGAAAGTAACGTATGGCACGATTTCACCCCTCGGAATTCCTCAGAAAGCTATTATGATCAACGATAAATTTCCCGGCCCCAATCTTAACACAACTACCAACAATAACATCGTCATTAATGTCATCAACAATCTCGACGAGCCTTTCCTCTTCACGTG GAGCGGAATGCAACATAGGAAGAATTCTTGGCAAGACGGCATGCCGGGAACAACATGTCCCATCCCGCCGGGTAAAAACTTTACGTACCATTTCCAAGCTAAGGACCAGATCGGTAGTTACTTCTACTACCCAAGTTTAGGTCTTCAACGTGCGGCCGGTGGATTCGGTGGCCTCCGAATCAACAGTAGAGCGCTCATTCCTGTGCCATATGCTGATCCTGAGGATGACTACACCGTTCTTATAGGCGATTGGTACACTAAAACACATGTAGCTCTAAAGGACAATCTTGATAGCGGTCGGTCAATCGGGCGGCCTGAAGGAGTTTTGATCAATGGGAAAGCAGGAAAACCGGATGGAACCGGTGAACCGATTTTCACGATGAAACCTGGAAAAACATACAAATATAGGATTTGCAATGTGGGTTTGAAGATGGCGTTAAATTTTAGGATTCAGAACCATAAGATAAAGCTTGTGGAGTTAGAAGGATCTCACACTCTGCAAAACTTATATGACTCACTTGATCTTCATGTTGGTCAGtgttttggtgttcttgtgACCGCTGATCAAGAACCTAAAGACTATTACATGGTGGCCTCCACACGGTTCCTCAAAACCGTCCTCACGTCCACAGCTCTTCTCCGCTATGAGGGAG GCAAAGGTGCAGCATCTCCAGAGCTTCCTAAACCTCCGGTGGGTTGGGCCTGGTCACTAAACCAATTCCGATCATTCAGATGGAACCTAACCGCAAGTGCAGCTAGACCAAACCCTCAAGGCTCATACCACTACGGTAAAATCAACATCACACGGTCCATAAAACTAGTCAACACCGTAGGGAAAATAGAGGGAAAGAAGCTCAGGTACGCGCTTAGCGGAGTGTCACACGTGGAAACCGAAACGCCGATTAAGCTGGCTCAGTATTTTGGTGTAGCCGACAAGGTGTTCAAGTACGATACTATTAAGGACGAGCCGACCAAGGTTGACACTAGTAATATTTTGGTGCAGCCAAACGTTTTGAACATCGAGCACCGTTCATTCGTGGAGATTGTGTTCGAAAATCAGGAAAGGACTACACAGTCTTGGCATCTTGATGGATACTCTTTCTTTGCTGTCGC gGTTGAGCCAGGGAAGTGGACGCCGGCGAAGAGGAAGAACTATAATCTATTAGACGCAGTATACCGACACACAATCCAAGTTTATCCCAAATGTTGGGGAGCCATCTTATTGACTTTCGACAACTGTGGCATGTGGAATATTCGGTCTGAGATTCTCGAGAAACGTTACTTAGGTCAACAGCTTTATGTTAATGTCGGCCCGCCAGAACTATCCCAGAGGGATGAGTACAGCTTTCCAGCAAACGGTCTCCGTTGTGGCATTATCCAGGGCTTGCCTGATCCTCAGCCTCCCAGAGACTCGCTTTAA